Within Portunus trituberculatus isolate SZX2019 chromosome 18, ASM1759143v1, whole genome shotgun sequence, the genomic segment CGCGGGAGACACAGgatactggtgctgctgctggagggTGCTAGTGGTGATGCTAGTGATGGTGTTGGGTGCTGCCTCCGCCAAACTTATCTACGTGGAGGAGAATCTGCCACTACCGGTAAGTGTGTGGAGGGTGTTAGaagtgaagaatgaagaaggcagcagagagagagagagagagagagagagagagagagagagagagagtgttgcgtGGATTACTTTAATGTGGAGTGAGTGTGAGTCAGTCAGTGCACAGAAAGGGTGAGTTACTCTGAGAATGCGAGCAAGAGGGTGAGTGAATGACGGAAAAAAGGGGAATGGATCAATAACTTCATAACCTAATGTGGTGGAAGTTGTGTGAATAAGTCTAAATGAATAGAAGTATGTATACATGCATATGAATAACCGaattgagaagaaaataaacaaagtaaaaaaaaaaagaatgaaaaagttaATTACATATAtcaagaaagtgaagaagtcaaggaaaaagagaaagttgataataataataattgaatagagatgtgtgtgtgtgtgtgtgtttcattgtttgatctgctgcagtctctgacgagacagccagacggtaccctatggaacgagctcagagctcattatttccgatcttcggataggcctgagaccaggcacacaccacacaccgggacaacaaggtcacaactcgatttacattccgtacctactcactgctaggtgaacagcacctagaCGTGAaatgagacacacccaaatatctccacccggccggggaatggaaccccggtcctctggcttgtgaagccagcgctgtaaccactgacctaccgggcgtgtgtgtgtgtgtgtgtgtgtgtgtgtgtgcacgcgcaaGGTGGTAAGGGAAGTGTagctgtgagtgagtgagtgagtgagtgagaaaaggagagaagtgggagcgtgaagcagaaagaggagggagtagGAAGGGAAGAGCAGGGTAGATCATACATAATTAATAACAAAGCACATCTTATTCTTGTACAACGATCAGGTAGGACAGGCAGGTATATTTGTGCATACCAGGTAGATAGGTGtagcaatagtagaagtagtagtagtagtagtagtgtctaatctctctccccctctctctttctctctctctctctctctcttgcatgatTTCAACGGAGGGAGAGGCcaaataactgactgactgactgattaactaactGAAAGACTCACCGACTGAGTGCTTGATGGATTGATTGAAGGCTCCCTAACGAGGGAATCTTCTAACCCAAGGAGATTATAGAAAATTATTATAGAAACAgagtactaggaggaggaggaggaggaggtttcgaTTGCTCATATGAGAGAGCAGTTAccagagaggggagaagaatgaagggggaatgaagaggagagagaggatgtaagagcgagaaagagaggagagaaaaggatgtaagagcgaggaagagaggaaagaggaagtgataaAATTAGTGATTAAATTTGAACATGaaacatcaataaaagaaagaaatggagaagagagagagagagagagagagagagagagagagagagagagagagagagagagagagaacggaggaTGAACtttgaagaagggagagatgggaataaagataagagaagattaagaatgaAGGGGCGACAGGGAAACTGAcgaagggatgggagaggagacagagagggagaggaggagaaggggcatGAGGGGGATGGGGATGAGGGAGGATGCAGCGGTAACAGAAGCAATGAGGAAGTAAGAATGAActcaggagggagggaaataaagcagacaagggagggaggatggggttgtcagtcacacacacacacacacacacaaacgttgaGTGAGTGAAATcgtgcaaaagagagagagagagagagagagagagagatgcgcagCTGAGGTAAATtagtgttgatagtggtggtggtggtgtgatagaGGTGGAGCTGGAGCGGGAAGTGTTTTAGGGTAATCATGGCCGAAATTCACCTAGAAATCCTTACTCAgggaaggtcacacacacacacacacacacacacgagggaaggCGAAAGATGAAGCGACTGACGCatctatcccttcctcctcctcctcctcctcctcctcctactactactactactactactgccaccatcaccatcaccacccacatcaccaccattacctcaccatcaccgccaccaccattactaaccTCTTCCCAACCCCACAGGGAGAGGAGTCACCGCCCGGGTCTCCATGGCCGCTGCCTCGGGAGTGGTCACATTCGCCCCAGCAGGTGACCCTTGACCCAGCCACCTTCATCATCTCTGCTGACCTCCTCGGTTGCAACGTCATCGATTACGCCATCCACAGGTAGGCTATAGgtcataaggaggaggaggaggagaggaaggatcgAGTGGGATAACAGAGGCAGGAagtcgtgttcttgttcttgtcttgttcttcgtctccttattattgtttttgttctttttctattttctttcttctttctttctttctttctttctttctttctttctttcttccttccttccttctttcttctttgtttctctttctttttttctttctttctttcttcatttttttttctttttaccttccagAAAGAGAAGTTTCAATAACTTTTGAAGGTTGAGTCTCACCTGTGTATGAAAATATCCATACCTGTAATAGACTAGAAGAGTGATAAAAGTGAGGAATGATAGATTGACAGATGGATCAATATCTGgctagatgaaataaataacactGATGAAGGACAAATGAGAAAGGCAGGTAGTAGATACACACTACAAACAGtttattgataaaagaaaagtgtggAGCTCATAACAAAACCCATCCATCTCTACCAGctctgtgtgtctttgtattTCCCTCTTGCTATGACACAAATTTGCCCATCTGTCTCTTTTggtttacttcttttatttcttttatctgctcattattttatttatttatagctCTTGATCAGTACTCCTCTAACATGTATGAGGAAGAAAGTCGTAATCAACATTACATTACTTCAACTTAAGTAACAAAAATTTATCCTCTTTTATCCACATTACATACTTTATCTTGCTTAACAAAACTGAACAATCCCTGCCAGTCCAAAGGAAGAATATTAGCCCATGCAAAGTCATTAGCATGTGACCTTGGCGTGCAGGTACCTGAACTTGACCTTCATTGGCGGGGACACTAAGGCTGATGTAGGCCTGCCGGTGCTGCCCTTCCTCAACGTGACCGTGTCCTCGGGATGTGACCACACGCCTCATCTCAACCTGGATCCTGACTATGAGTCCTGTGAGTGCCACGTGGCTTTGCTGATGTTGTGATGGCAGGATTTCTTGGTACTCTTTTTAACACATATTGCTATTTGGATTATCTTTTCTTAGTCATTAACCTCTTTGAGACATTTGTACTTGTTCTACACCTACCTCCAACCATCATACAAACTAGAAATTGCTGTAatgattccttttttttcactcttataATCCTTTCACTCTTCAGACACACTGGAGATAACGCAGACTGAGGAAGGTGTGTCTGGACGGCTGGACGCACACACAGTGTGGGGTGGCCTGAGGGGACTGGAGACTTTCTCACAACTGGTCCACATTGCTGAGCCAGACAACGTGGTAAGTAGCAGGGAAGTAAAGTGCAGGAATATAGAGTTATTGAGTTATGAGTTCCAATCATTCTGCTCCtttagacagggtggaatccAAAATATTTCATTATATCAAATCCTCTTAAACTGACTGTCTTTTGCCTCTCTTTCATTGCCTCAGTGTTgcttctcttgctatcttctatcacCATTTTTCATGTCATTACACATTTTTAAGACAGAgaagattatttatttacttagtttttgtgttttattattgttgatttttCTGTATGTAGGGTGTCTTCCCTGAACTACCAGtaatgctttccttccttttctatctgtcttttctatctcatgtctctctctattcattccaTCTCCCTTAGTTCTTCCCTCCACCCAGGATCCAAACCATCTTCACATCTTCCATCCCAGCCACATGTCCATACCACCTCAAATGATATTTTGTTGAGGATTTGCTGTCATGGGACTTTCCTCAACTCTGCCTCACTAACGCCCTGACTCTTGCTCCACAGTACCGCCTCAATGTCACTAAGATTAAAGATGCTCCCAGATTCCCTCATCGCGGCCTGCTTGTGGACACTGCCAGGCACTTTCTCCCTAAGAATATTCTGCTTGATGtaagtgtctctctcttctcatttatgGTTTATAGAATGTCATTTGGTTAATCTCATAGtctatcagtcaatcagtcagatGGTTATTCACCTAATCAACCAATTAGTCAGCCAGTTGTTCACTCATTTGATTATAATTTTAAGTGGTTATCTAATTAATCAACTATGCATTTAGCTGGTCAGTTATCCATTAAAGCAGGTGGTCATTAAGTTAGTCAGTTGCCCATTTAATCAGACAATGAGTTGTTCATTAAGTCAGTCATTTAAATCAGGTGATGAGTCATTCAATGAGATAAGTAAGCATATCTGTCAGGCATTCAGTTAATTGCAAGTCTCACCCAAGCCTTTCTCTTTCAGGTGCTGGACTCAATGGCGTGGAACAAGCTCAATGTTCTTCACTGGCACATTGTTGACGACCAGAGTTTCCCCTATGAGTCAAGAATCTTCCCTAACATGTCCCTCTATGTGAGTCTTGGACAATTTCCCTCTCTGCAGCCTCATGTGttcctatttctcttgttttatttcctcctagACCCTCACAAATAAATTAATCCCAGCATTTCTTGAGTTTCCTAGTGCTACAAAGTACATCGAGGTCTTTTCCTCCCATGTAAAGATCCTCCTGTTCTCTTCTTCCAGGGTGCCTACACACCTCGCCACGTATACACACAGGGGGATGTCATGGATATTGTTGAGTTTGCAAGGTACCGAGGCATCCGAGTCATCCCAGAGTTTGACAcaccaggccacgcacagggcTTTGGCAAGGCTTTCCCTCGTGAGTATCTGAGAGTGTTGGGGTGAGCCTGAGTTGTATTGCTGGATtaggctgtgttgtgtgtgaataGCAGTGAAAGGATGTATGCATTATTAGCCATGAAAATTGATCTGTGACATTCTGTTTAAACTCaccttttgctgttgttgtaccAAAGCTAACCAAACATTACTCAGACATTGGTGATCATTTGTGGCCTGACTGGATTCGTTGCCCAGTAGGAATGCCTGTCATAGTAAATTCACCTTTCTTGAGATCAGTTTCTCAGTGTCTCCATATTGCTTCAAGGCTAGACATCACAGCACTGTCATTTGACCAATATCATTCTTCTGCTTCCAGATCTTTTGACTCCTTGTTATGGAGATGGCAAGACAGCAGGCACCCCAAAGTATCCTTTCCATGCTGCCTATGAGAACCTTGATCCAACAAATCCACAGGTATTGTCTCCAACAtcatctataattttttttctcttcccatgCCATGTTGAGTCATCATCAGTTAATGGACTAATGCTTTTCTGTCTTCTGTATTATTGTTAATCAGCAGTTGGCAAGGGTACAGATACAGGATAAAAGTTTTTTGGGGTTCCATAGGAGGTATGCTTACCTTATATTGAGTGGCTTTCTTAAGATATTTTGCTTAATtttaaattacttttttttcaggtgtatGATTTCCTAAAGGCTTTCCTGGTGGATCTGAAGCACACCTTTGTGGACGGCTACATTCATATGGGTCtagatgaggtgtgtgtgtgtgtgtgttttgtttgttagctGCTGTGGTTATCCTTTATGCTGTcatgttgttgatggtgttacATTGTGTCCGGGAATGATAGGTGATCTCATGATCTTAAGTCACTATTACCATTGCATGCATGTCCTGATTGAGTTCTCTTTGTGCTTGGTGCAGGTGTTCTTGCCTTGCTGGAATAGTTCACCTGTTGTCCATGAATTCATGGCCAAACACAACTACACGGAGGTGCGTGATGTAGAGCAGCATTATGTTGAGAAGGTCCTTGAGCTGGCTGAGCTGACACCTCTTAATTACATCACATGGCAGGATCCAGCTGACCGTGGCACCAAGGTACAGTGGTGGTCAAGAGTCGAGCACCTACTCTGCCGccacatgtttttatttatttttttaaatttttactcTATCATAAGTCTTGTTCTTAAACTCTACTAATCATTAGTTATTAGGAAAAGAGATTAtcagcagatcagaggacttgAGATTGAGGAAAATTGTTAGTATATGGCACAACTTTGTCCATGGATATACATAATGGTATTATTATAAATGGTATTTATGCctttttgttattgtgattAATTATAAGTTTTTGTTATTGACAGTGACTCATTTCAATAgtgtcttgctttttttttacctcacagATGCAAAACACAAGTGTGGCTCAGGTGTGGAAGGATGTGTCCCTTCGTCCAAGATGCGAGGCTGGCGGGAGTATGTGCGTGACTTGACAGGGGCTGGACATCAGGTCATTGTCTCCTCCTGCTGGTACATCAACTACATCACCTATGGCCAGGACTGGAAGAACTTCTATAAGTGTGACCCAACTGACTTCCAAGGTAATTAttgttaatggtggtgttacttgtaataggagtagtaatagtagtagtaataatagttgtagtagtagtagtagtagtagttgtagtaatagttgtagtagtagta encodes:
- the LOC123505495 gene encoding LOW QUALITY PROTEIN: beta-hexosaminidase subunit alpha-like (The sequence of the model RefSeq protein was modified relative to this genomic sequence to represent the inferred CDS: inserted 1 base in 1 codon) codes for the protein MARAGDTGYWCCCWRVLVVMLVMVLGAASAKLIYVEENLPLPGEESPPGSPWPLPREWSHSPQQVTLDPATFIISADLLGCNVIDYAIHRYLNLTFIGGDTKADVGLPVLPFLNVTVSSGCDHTPHLNLDPDYESYTLEITQTEEGVSGRLDAHTVWGGLRGLETFSQLVHIAEPDNVYRLNVTKIKDAPRFPHRGLLVDTARHFLPKNILLDVLDSMAWNKLNVLHWHIVDDQSFPYESRIFPNMSLYGAYTPRHVYTQGDVMDIVEFARYRGIRVIPEFDTPGHAQGFGKAFPHLLTPCYGDGKTAGTPKYPFHAAYENLDPTNPQVYDFLKAFLVDLKHTFVDGYIHMGLDEVFLPCWNSSPVVHEFMAKHNYTEVRDVEQHYVEKVLELAELTPLNYITWQDPADRGTKMQNTSVAQVWKDVSLXSKMRGWREYVRDLTGAGHQVIVSSCWYINYITYGQDWKNFYKCDPTDFQGTPQQKALVLGGEATMWGEYVDATNLLPRLWPRASAAAERLWSVPLSEAPSVDIAAYRLDQHRCRMLRRGVPAQPILNGYCGEWEVPQVVTMSTPPPTTTTTTTTTTTTPPPTTTTVSTTTASTTPSTTTTTTTPSTTTTSTTTTTQPTTSATNPPVEVPAGDQTQGESQGEQPSSAAITVPPPAATPAPEATQNESTGGGGR